Proteins encoded together in one Porites lutea chromosome 2, jaPorLute2.1, whole genome shotgun sequence window:
- the LOC140925881 gene encoding uncharacterized protein, giving the protein MTALQPFSDEQLNFFKFSSLVLNEFPKALRQTFKTMWDNTYGHRPGFRLWDDSTAVRNMFNSEEAKSGKTTKVPVLQSYHKWDCTNLFQATIFAPSFATTVSTGPFATLSDLYVKPCAVPHGSFHARVVSPGGNMAETFALAIDQLRLLRNSLCHSTSSEMDKASFDQRVNYTRDAFQALGVSTASIDAFVSLAESDFPTNEVRKLEARIRDETRAYIKSLEDFREGLESLKKQVEVDNASKDDITRLEKKIDALKLGREEEGNLSDHSGTILRNCSCRRLSQLRFGQIVSKLQLHDCTLVRAAMDSDDEIFLTQNTFSQEPFSPELNLDELVGDFREGSERDSVEVEKKENPGRTRASLSRAYLPSMVPNFTGRQSEVEEIIGHVTSESTRLVSIWGSPGFGKTSVAIAVGHALQTQGLPVYWVSLRGLQSKAGLTSKILSLLRQPTIDNRPSDQRLSPDDEICQLFNKISKQSVFILDNADDLLESGWPKVKEEVTQLLEEILRQNPRVTCIVTTRESLEFMDIHFQGHQGLRVRTLDKASTKSLIHELLPNASAADCIEVAHICGQVPLAIKLMCSLISEDNSLPSHFLDDFKASSTESIVSMLDIFDSSFQRLTAQEQEALISLSILPENFTTEVAAAVLGTKSGFKAKRMLQNLRRKTLIDSGSKPGTFMMHKLLQSFSKEKGDTEMNKTILNAKGRLNAFYVWYFDKLNKQFRTGHSMDAYIAFYEDKESIVQSLVDGCFDTKTADTVFDILVKGELFLDTLFWSASETKAFHHIYDAAIKAANLHGNEKYHRQLLSSKAFSQVTWGRAGQTNHLLSEVKVRQSASSVVSNQEKGKCFCYLGISYLTAEETKSGVHCLQQALSSLDTCNDQESLFLKFLILQILVCYYQSLNDYYNASYYYDKSLHLSSAVGGCKLIIPPMKSKSQETTNEMQFEKDSNILLNQPFEFQFVCLLSEATKFFADTKTKQNTSHLVLQMLDCVEKDVTPSIGLLYFHTAVIQLLWNINSEDPENLFWSRINYHEKTLKQWKETFPNSHDFGDYSQIQIEALVDWYLNLGIVYIKRKNYSEALQSCKRALDIATRSLGEQHERTSVTYWQLGATQHNMHDYSAALQSHQRALAIRLKLFGEDHESTADSYRQLGVTQYNMHDYSAALQSHQRALTIRLKLFGEDHESTADSYSQLGVTQYNMHDYSAALQSHQRALTIRLKLFGEDHKSTANSYRQLAVTQCNMQDYSAAQQSLQRELAIRVKLFGEDHESTADSYTQLGVTQYTMHDYNAALQSHQRALTIRLTQSGEDHESTADSYRELAVTQCTMHDYSAALESHQRDLAIRLKVFGEDHESTADSYRQLGVTQYNMDDYSAALQSLQRELTIRLKLFGEDHESTANSYRQLGVTQYHMDDYSAALQSLQRALTIRLKLFGEDHESTADTYRQVGVAQYNMDDYSAALQSLQRALTIRLKLFGEDHESTADSYRELAVTQCNMHDYSAALQSHQRELAIPIRLKLFGEDHESTADSYRNIGVTQYTLHDYSAALQSHQRALTIRLKQFGEDHESTADSYRELAVTQCLMHDYSAALESQQRELAIRLKLFGEDHESTADSYRELGVTQENMDDYSAALQSHQRALAIRLQLFGEDHESTANSYRQLAVTQYNMHDYSAAVQSLQRELAIRLKLFGEDHESTADSYRNLGVTQYTMHDYSAALQSHQRALTIRLKLFGEYHEITADSYRQLGVTQTKAKFALAAVPSSKA; this is encoded by the exons ATGACAGCATTGCAGCCGTTTAGTGACGAGCAATTAAATTTCTTTAAGTTCTCGTCCTTAGTGTTAAATGAATTCCCCAAAGCCTTACGGCAGACCTTTAAAACCATGTGGGACAACACCTATGGACATCGTCCTGGTTTTCGGCTCTGGGATGATTCCACTGCTGTCAGAAATATGTTCAACTCTGAAGAAGCAAAAAGTGGCAAGACGACTAAAGTTCCTGTTCTCCAGTCTTACCACAAATGGGATTGTACCAACCTGTTCCAGGCAACTATATTTGCGCCGTCTTTTGCCACAACAGTCAGTACAGGCCCCTTCGCCACACTAAGTGATTTGTACGTGAAGCCCTGTGCAGTACCTCATGGTAGTTTCCACGCACGTGTGGTCAGCCCGGGTGGAAACATGGCTGAGACCTTTGCACTTGCGATTGATCAGCTTCGTCTTCTCAGAAATTCGCTTTGTCACTCCACTAGTAGTGAGATGGACAAAGCGTCGTTTGACCAGCGCGTGAATTACACCAGAGATGCGTTTCAAGCCCTTGGTGTCTCGACGGCATCAATTGACGCATTTGTTAGTTTGGCGGAGTCAGACTTTCCCACAAATGAAGTTCGAAAATTGGAAGCAAGAATCCGAGACGAGACTCGGGCGTACATCAAAAGTCTCGAGGACTTCAGAGAAGGTCTGGagagtttaaaaaaacaagTGGAAGTGGATAATGCCAGCAAAGACGACATTACTAGATTGGAGAAAAAGATTGATGCATTGAAACTAGGAAGAGAAGAAGAAGGTAATCTATCTGACCATTCAGGTACGATTTTGAGAAATTGTTCCTGCCGAAGGCTCAGCCAGTTACGGTTTGGACAGATAGTGAGTAAATTGCAACTGCATGACTG TACACTTGTGAGAGCGGCAATGGATagtgacgacgaaattttcctaACGCAAAATACTTTCTCTCAGGAGCCTTTTTCCCCTGAGTTGAATTTGGACGAGTTAGTGGGAGACTTTAGAGAAGGAAGCGAACGAGATAGTGTTGAAgtcgaaaagaaagaaaatcctgGGC GTACAAGAGCATCGCTCTCAAGAGCCTACCTTCCTTCAATGGTTCCCAATTTCACTGGGCGACAGAGCGAAGTTGAAGAGATAATCGGACATGTCACTTCAGAATCCACCCGACTTGTGTCGATCTGGGGTTCACCTGGATTCGGAAAAACGTCGGTTGCAATTGCAGTGGGACACGCTCTTCAGACTCAAGGGCTGCCTGTGTACTGGGTTTCATTACGAGGACTTCAGTCAAAGGCGGGTCTGACTTCAAAGATTCTTAGCCTTCTAAGGCAACCAACCATTGATAATCGACCGTCCGATCAGCGTCTGTCCCCTGATGATGAGATTTGCCAACTATTcaataaaatatcaaaacagtCTGTATTTATTCTTGATAATGCCGATGATTTGTTAGAAAGTGGTTGGCCAAAAGTGAAGGAAGAAGTCACCCAACTTCTTGAAGAAATACTCAGGCAAAACCCAAGGGTGACATGCATTGTAACCACGAGAGAGTCTCTAGAGTTTATGGACATTCATTTTCAAGGCCATCAAGGCTTGAGAGTTAGAACATTGGATAAAGCCTCTACAAAATCCTTAATTCATGAGTTACTTCCAAATGCGAGCGCTGCAGATTGTATAGAAGTCGCGCATATCTGCGGACAAGTTCCTTTGGCcataaaattaatgtgttcGTTGATTTCTGAAGATAATTCTTTACCAAGTCATTTTCTAGATGATTTCAAGGCGTCCTCTACAGAAAGTATCGTGAGCATGTTGGACATATTTGACTCCTCTTTCCAGAGACTAACTGCACAAGAACAAGAAGCACTAATTTCTTTGAGCATTCTCCCTGAAAACTTTACTACTGAGGTCGCTGCGGCCGTTTTAGGCACCAAAAGTGGTTTTAAAGCCAAAAGGATGTTACAAAACCTTCGGAGAAAGACACTGATTGATTCAGGCTCTAAACCCGGGACTTTCATGATGCACAAACTGTTGCAATCATTTTCAAAAGAGAAAGGGGACACTGAGATGAACAAGACAATTCTCAATGCAAAGGGTCGTTTGAATGCATTCTATGTCTGGTACTTTGATAAACTAAATAAACAATTTCGCACCGGGCATTCCATGGATGCGTATATTGCTTTTTACGAGGATAAGGAGAGCATTGTTCAAAGCCTAGTAGACGGATGTTTTGACACCAAAACAGCTGACACTGTCTTTGACATATTGGTCAAGGGCGAGTTGTTTCTTGACACGCTTTTTTGGAGTGCGAGTGAAACGAAAGCCTTTCATCACATATACGATGCCGCCATAAAAGCAGCCAATCTGCATGGGAATGAAAAATACCACAGGCAGCTACTTTCTTCTAAAGCTTTCAGTCAAGTAACCTGGGGACGAGCAGGACAGACGAATCATCTTCTCTCTGAAGTGAAAGTTCGGCAATCAGCATCGTCCGTTGTTTCTAATCAAGAAAAAGGCAAATGCTTCTGCTATTTAGGAATCTCTTACCTTACTGCAGAAGAAACGAAGAGTGGAGTCCACTGCCTACAGCAGGCGCTTTCATCACTGGATACTTGCAACGACCAAGAGTCGTTATTTCTAAAGTTTCTTATTCTTCAGATCCTCGTCTGTTATTATCAGTCCCTAAATGACTACTACAATGCAAGTTACTACTATGACAAATCACTTCATCTGTCCTCTGCAGTAGGAGGATGCAAGCTTATTATTCCGCCAATGAAAAGCAAATCACAAGAAACTACCAATGAAATGCAGTTTGAAAAGGACTCAAACATTTTGCTGAATCAACCTTTCGAATTCCAATTTGTCTGTCTCTTAAGTGAAGCTACAAAGTTTTTCGCTGACActaaaaccaaacaaaatacAAGCCACTTGGTTCTTCAAATGTTAGACTGTGTCGAAAAAGATGTTACACCTTCAATTGGTTTGCTATATTTTCACACAGCTGTAATACAGCTGTTGTGGAATATAAATAGTGAGGACCCTGAAAACCTATTTTGGTCAAGAATAAATTATCATGAAAAAACACTCAAGCAATGGAAAGAAACATTCCCAAATAGTCACGACTTTGGCGATTATAGTCAAATACAAATTGAAGCGCTTGTGGACTGGTACTTGAACCTGGGTATAGTTTAcatcaaaagaaaaaactattcagaaGCTCTTCAGTCATGCAAGAGAGCTCTGGACATAGCAACAAGGTCCTTAGGGGAACAACATGAAAGGACTTCCGTCACCTACTGGCAACTCGGTGCAACACAAcacaacatgcatgactacagtgcagctctacaatctcaccagcgtgcattagctatccgtcttaaactatttggagaggaccatgaaagcactgctgacagctacaggcaactcggtgtaacacaataCAACATGCACGACTACAgtgcagctctacaatctcaccagcgtgcaTTAACTATCCGTCTTAAGCTATTTGGAGAggaccatgaaagcactgctgacagctacagccaactcggtgtaacacaatacaacatgcatgactacagtGCAGCTCTGcaatctcaccagcgtgcaTTAACTATCCGccttaaactatttggagaggaccaTAAAAGCACTGCTaacagctacaggcaactcgcTGTAACACAATGTAACATGCaagactacagcgcagctcAGCAATCTCTCCAGCGTGAATTAGCTATCCGtgttaaactgtttggagaggaccatgaaagcactgctgacagctacacccaactcggtgtaacacaataCACCATGCATGACTACAATGCAGCTCTGcaatctcaccagcgtgcaTTAACTATCCGCCTTACACAATCTGGAGAggaccatgaaagcactgctgacagctacagggaaCTCGCTGTAACACAATGCACcatgcatgactacagcgcagctctagAATCTCACCAGCGTGATTTAGCTATCCGTCTTAAAGTATTTGGAGAggaccatgaaagcactgctgacagctacaggcaactcggtgtaacacaataCAACATGGATGACTACAGTGCAGCTCTGCAATCGCTCCAGCGTGAACTAACTATCCGccttaaactatttggagaggaccatgaaagcactgctaacagctacaggcaactcggtgtaacacaataccacatggatgactacagcgcagctctcCAATCTCTCCAGCGTGCATTAACTATCCGCCTTAAGCTATTTGGAGAggaccatgaaagcactgctgataCCTACAG gcagGTCGGTGTAGCACAATACAACATGGATGACTACAGCGCCGCTCTGCAATCTCTCCAGCGTGCATTAACTATCCGccttaaactatttggagaggaccatgaaagcactgctgataGCTATAGAGAACTCGCTGTAACACAATgcaacatgcatgactacagcgcagctctacaatctcaccagcgtgaATTAGCTATCC caatccgtcttaaactgtttggagaagaccatgaaagcactgctgacagctacaggaaCATCGGTGTAACACAATACACCCTGCATGACTACAgtgcagctctacaatctcaccagcgtgcaTTAACTATCCGCCTTAAACAATTTGGAGAggaccatgaaagcactgctgacagctacagggaaCTTGCTGTAACACAATGCCTTatgcatgactacagcgcagctctagAATCTCAGCAGCGTGAATTAGCTATCCgtcttaaactatttggagaggaccatgaaagcactgctgacagctacagggaactcggtgtaacacaagaGAACATGgatgactacagcgcagctctgCAATCTCATCAGCGTGCATTAGCTATCCGTCTTCAACTGTTTGGAGAggaccatgaaagcactgctaacagctacaggcaactcgcTGTAACACAAtacaacatgcatgactacagcgcagctgTGCAATCTCTCCAGCGTGAATTAGctatccgtcttaaactgtttggagaggaccatgaaagcactgctgacagctacaggaaCCTCGGTGTGACACAATACACCATGCATGACTACAGTGCAGCTCTGcaatctcaccagcgtgcaTTAACTATCCGccttaaactatttggagagtaCCATGAAatcactgctgacagctacagacaactcggtgtaacacaaacCAAAGCCAAATTTGCACTTGCTGCAGTCCCATCCAGCAAAGCTTGA
- the LOC140925882 gene encoding uncharacterized protein: MSKGKESSAGSLEQRCVSNTPASAELNVANLQETDVEIIKQIQRQAFPSEIRSLQIVLANAKYGSREVEKEKKTVLKKTSALRTLDPFLDSDGVMRVGGRIRKATLSESLKNPVILPKSSHITALVISYAYERTHYSGRGITVNERRASGYWVVGGNSMVRQFISKCVTCRYLRGTVGEQKMADLPKSRTEPAPPFIYCGVDFFGPWHVQRGRAVHIEVADSLETDSFIQAFRRFICRRRPVREIRCDRGTNFIGAEAELKKAIDEIDDQKVKAELLKAKIDWIKNPASASNFGDVWERQIRSIRNFMSGLIREHGNRIDEESLRTFLCEVESIINNRPLTAETLCDPLSEPPLSPSMLLTGKTRLVLPPPGEFK, from the exons ATGTCTAAAGGGAAGGAGTCCAGTGCTGGATCACTAGAACAAAGGTGTGTCAGTAACACCCCTGCAAGTGCAGAACTTAACGTCGCCAACTTACAGGAAACAGATGTGGAGATcataaaacaaatacaaagacaAGCATTTCCATCGGAAATAAGAAGTCTCCAAATCGTTCTAGCGAACGCTAAGTACGGTAGCCGGGAAgtagaaaaggagaagaagacTGTGCTGAAGAAAACCAGTGCGCTTCGCACTTTAGACCCCTTCCTAGACAGTGACGGTGTCATGAGAGTTGGCGGGCGAATACGGAAGGCTACACTATCGGAGTCACTCAAAAACCCTGTCATCTTACCAAAGTCAAGCCACATTACTGCACTGGTTATCAGCTACGCGTACGAAAGAACACACTATAGCGGAAGAGGAATTACGGTGAATGAGCGTCGTGCTAGTGGCTATTGGGTCGTCGGTGGAAATTCGATGGTCAGGCAGTTTATTTCCAAATGCGTAACATGTCGTTACCTTCGAGGTACCGTGGGAGAGCAGAAGATGGCTGACTTGCCAAAGTCGCGCACGGAGCCAGCACCGCCTTTCATCTACTGCGGAGTCGATTTCTTTGGCCCTTGGCACGTACAACGAGGACG gGCTGTGCACATAGAAGTTGCAGACTCCTTAGAAACTGATTCCTTTATTCAAGCATTCAGACGGTTCATCTGTAGAAGAAGACCAGTCAGAGAAATTCGTTGTGACAGAGGAACGAATTTTATTGGTGCGGAAGCCGAACTCAAGAAAGCTATTGACGAGATAGACGACCAAAAGGTCAAAGCAGAACTCCTTAAAGCTAAGATCGATTGGATTAAGAATCCTGCATCCGCGAGTAACTTTGGAGACGTGTGGGAAAGGCAAATCAGGTCAATCAGGAACTTCATGAGTGGTCTTATTAGAGAGCATGGTAATCGTATTGATGAAGAATCGCTGAGAACATTCCTTTGCGAAGTAGAATCTATAATCAATAACAGGCCTCTGACGGCAGAGACACTCTGCGATCCTCTTTCAGAGCCACCATTGTCGCCAAGTATGCTGCTGACAGGAAAGACAAGGCTCGTGCTACCTCCACCAGGAGAATTTAAGTGA